tcagaaagaaaaggaaagaaaagaacagagaaGTGAATTATGCTAAGATCCTAACAAGCTAGGGATAAAGTGTATAACAAGTTATTCTTAATTAGTTAGCTTCTGGCTGTCTGCATGCAATCCCTGACATACCAAGTTATAAGACGATTAAGTACATGTAAACTAGGATAATGACAACAtttaaaagggttttttttctttgttttgttagaaaaaaaaactcttaattccGCACGTGGAGAGTGTGACTGtttgatcatttaaaaaaaaaaattactataaaattgctttttaaaatatctatcTAACTTACAAAATGCATATTGTATGtctcaaatttctttttctcaacgccataaaaatacaatatcatATGTGatgtgatatatttttttttttaaatttttttttttttttgtgaaaggcAGATCATGAGAGTTGATAAGGTAAGGTTGtctttattcttcttattaAACTCATACagtcttaaaaaagaaaaagaaaaaagtgggTCATAtacattcaaaaagaaaagaaaagtgaaatatAAACCCATATGCGTGTGAAACAAAGGTTGTCTTGATTCTTCTTATCAAACTCATACATTcacaaaaacagaagaaaacaaaatggtcATATACTTtcagaaagaaatgaaaagaaagaaaagagaagtgaATTAATGCTAGTGTCCATGCTAAGACCCACCATTGATGGGAAACATACACAATAAGAACAATAATTCAAAAGTTGCTTTTTATAAATAACTtgggataataataataagttaaaataatcttaagTTAAAAATATGCTTGATGACAatgatttgaatcaattttttgaagaagagaagaagtatAAGAAGAatctataaattaaaagttaaagaaaaaaacttaaatcaatttaCGAAAATCATACAAAACAGAATCTAATACACATGCCTctttattattgtgattttcaATTACTGGTCCTGGCATATATATTTGGCGCAACCATTTGGCTTGGTAagagcaagagagagagagagagagagagagagagagagagagagggtcgCTGCAATATATAGGAAAAGAGGCTCGGTGCTTGGGAACATATATATAGAGATACAGTCGTCTGATCTCGCTCAGGTCAGCACTAActtgttttgttctttgaaATGTCTGGTTTTTTTGAGAGTTTACGTTGTGGAATTATTTTAAGCTCTGCAGACATTACGTGCATGGTTCAATATATGTATAAGCATTCCAAGCTGacttcatctttctttctttttttgagatAGTGCCAACatcattttcaattcaataacGAAACACAAATATCAAGTTAGCTTTTAGTTAatccattttaataataaaaaaaaaaacttaatttataagagaaaatataataGATATTAGGAGTGAGCATCGTTCAATAAATCCTAAATTATCCAAACCAATAGGGTataaaatttagataatttAGTTTACCAGAATTACTCGACTTGTTTAATTGATTATAAAGATTCTGAGTAAAAAAAAcgaataagaaatcaaaaaattcagaaaatgaCAATTTTCTATTCAAATTACCTAGATGCTAACCCTTGGTAGATTTTTAAAAGGTGAGGTTATGTGTTAAGATGAGAGGGATGGAGGGAGGAGTGAAATAGAGTGTAGGAGACAGAGGAAAAGAGAATTGGTTGGAATTTAAAAGAGATTGATTTAGAGCAGAAGAGGTGGATATGAAGAAAAATTGTATGTTTAAgtgataaaaagagagaaaagaatgagTTACATTGAGGGGGATacatagagaagaagaaaatgagttaGAGGAAGAGaggtagaaaaaagaagaagaaaaggtgttATTGGTGAAAGATATAGAGTCGTCAAAAAGGACATGAAAGTTGAGTTATATGTAGGATATAAAGATTATTGATAGATtgtaaatgagaaaaataaaataaaaatgtatgtgCAACAATGGAGCCATAAGGAGTCCTTTAAAATGTAAAGACATCtctggtttaaatttattttttgtattttttaactcaCTTGCAAGTGATGACGAGTTTTCCTCAATGATTTGGTTTTTGGGAGTAGTTATTCACCAATTGATGGCATCTAAAAGTTTATGCCTTGAAATTTTgatgtaaatttaaatttaaatataaaaaaagatgtaaattttgaatgtaaatttaaataaaaaagatgtaacttgaaatttcaaaattttacattttttgtgATTGGTGCTACTAAATTTTAGGAACATAAAATGTCATGAATAAAAAAGTGCcttaattttgtgaaataacACAGAAATTACTATATTAGTAcatatatctcaaaaaaaaaaaaaatcaaaattgagcTATATATATACCCCTTCCATTCATTCTTGGTTTGTTTCACCGAACCTGCAGACCGGAAATGGTTAAACTCAGTACTGCATGTGCTTCAAGAATGAATATCGAATTTGAAGGAGCAAGAGCATCAAATGGGGAAGATTATGATATGACTAGAAATATTATGACACGGCTTAACATTAAGTTGGATTCGTCCCCACCTCAACAGGACCTGTCTAAGCGCTGTATCTACAAGGTTCCCAATTTGCTTAGAAACGTAAAACCGGAAGCCTACACTCCACAACTGATTTCAATAGGTCCTCTTCACCACGGCGATGCCAAACTAGAGATCATGGAAAGGGAGAAATTGATATGTTTTAGAGAGTTTAAAAGGAATCATAGGATGAGTGAGGAGAGAATTATGGATCTTGTGAACATCATTcggaataaagaaaagaatatccGACAATATTATTCAAAGAACTTCGACAAAATTGGGGGCATGGATTTCATAGAGATGATCCTGCTGGATGCCGTCTTCATTATTGAGTTTATAAAGGAGTCAAATGATGGTCCTAAGAATTTAGAGCCTTGGATGATGTTCGACATAAAAGAAGACTTGAAGCTACTTGAAAACCAACTACCTTTCTTCATTATTGAGGAAATATATGACGAGGTCCATAGCGCTCGCCAAGAGTTACCAAGCATTCCTTTTCTTCGTCTTGCTACCTTACATTTTGGAAAGAATGCGTTTCCAGATTTAATGCGGGTAAACAACGACCCGAAAGTAAAGGAAAGCAGGCACCTCACTGATTTACTTAGGAATTTAATGCTGCATGGAGTCAGTGAGAGAGATTTTACTTTCCGTAATATCAAGCTGAAATATAGCG
This DNA window, taken from Populus alba chromosome 17, ASM523922v2, whole genome shotgun sequence, encodes the following:
- the LOC118041012 gene encoding UPF0481 protein At3g47200, producing MVKLSTACASRMNIEFEGARASNGEDYDMTRNIMTRLNIKLDSSPPQQDLSKRCIYKVPNLLRNVKPEAYTPQLISIGPLHHGDAKLEIMEREKLICFREFKRNHRMSEERIMDLVNIIRNKEKNIRQYYSKNFDKIGGMDFIEMILLDAVFIIEFIKESNDGPKNLEPWMMFDIKEDLKLLENQLPFFIIEEIYDEVHSARQELPSIPFLRLATLHFGKNAFPDLMRVNNDPKVKESRHLTDLLRNLMLHGVSERDFTFRNIKLKYSAVMLRKAGVRFRVAEEKCMVNIRFEKGVLEMPRLEVDYSFERFVRNIMALEQCYKPFEAYICNYIKFLDHLINSAEDVGLLVRKGIILHWLGDDAALSNMINKLNENIGETSTCYDDICQKMNDHGKNRWNYRKATLKLVYFTNVWRSTATVAAAILLILTLIQTITSVKSLF